TAATTCATTCAGCTTAGATAGCTTAAATGGTTTAATCAGCAATTTAATGTTTTTAGCGACGAATTTTTTCTCGCTATTAAAAGATTGTTTAACTGAGTCATATGCAGAAATGATCAGAATGGATGCAAATGGATATTCTCCAAATATCTCATTTGCCGCTTCAAGCCCATTTTTACCATCTGGTAGTTTGTAATCCAAAATGACAAGGTCGGGTTTGAATTCTTCATAGTCACTCAGAACATTTGAAGCGGTGGTGTTTGTAACAGAAATGTGATATCCCTTGTTTATCAGAAAATCTTTATAAAGATTTAACAAATCCTGCTCATCTTCAATGATCATTATCTTTATCACTTCAGTAAGATATCAAGTACAACATACATTAATAAATTCTAATGTATGTATTTAGCAGATAAGACCAAAGTGCAGATTTGGTATACATAGGTATGATTAAAAATATTTATCCATCAGATCGTATATTAAATAATTCCATCATTCCGTCAGCCATCAATAGCACCACATGTTTGCTATCCATTCGTTACTAACATCTCAGTTGGAAATCACATTTCAGGAATTTAAACATGCATCATTGATTCCAAACAAAACGAGTGATTCTTGCCAAAACGCAGATTTGGTATAAAACTCGTAGAATTTGGTAATTCTTACAATTTCTATCTACTGTTTATATTTAGAGGCATCTTGTTCAGAGACGTTAAAATGCAAATTATGTCCATCAAAGTTAGATACTAATATTTTAGGTATCATGAATCTAGTTTTGTCAACTACGCCTTTTTCCGCAACAATATAGTCTTCACTAATTTCTTGGACCTCTCCCAAATCATAGTCGTTAACTCCTCTTGCTTCTTTTTTAATTACATCTGACCAGTTTATATTCAGATTACCTGACATACAATGTCATATAAAACAAGTTTTAAATAGATCACATAATAGGATAAAAATTTTATTATTTATTTTGAATGAAGGTAATCTATAGCCAGATTGCTGATAGATGCTTTTCTTGTTCTTCCAGATCTAATTAACCAAAGAAATTGTTAGTCAAGAGATTGAAAGAAAACTACATTGGAATAAATAATGTTATACTCCGATATTGGTTATCGTCCGGTCTTATTACAGACCCTAAAGTAATTATCTGGAATTTCTGCAATAATAACAACAAGGTAGTCCCACAATAATCGAAACAATATTCCATGACATGATTCTTGAGGTGTGCTAACTTAATTATTTGAGTTGGCAAGATCAAAAATGAAGGACAACCTATTATTTGTGAGACATTTTCGACTTAACTAGACTAGACTTGGATATTCAGCAATAAATATAATAACTTCAAATACAATAATAGATTGGTTGAACACAGAAAAAGAAAGTAATGTTCCTACACCTGCTGCCGCGAAATCTGTGGAATATGTTCTTTTAGATGGGTTTATAAACGAATTATGGGAAGTGGATTATGAAAATGGAATTGCATTAAATGTCACAGAGATAATAAAAGCAGAATCGGCTGGAAACATAATAAAGTATTCCGGCAAGATCGAAGATTTCCTATCAAATGAAAGAGGTTTCAAGAAACTTCACTTTCATGAATCAGTCAACTTTCCAATGCGAGTCCATTTTGAGACTTTAAAGTAAAAAGTAAATTAACAAGAATAATATATATTTAAAATTGCACCCAAAGTTATTCTACGGATCAGATATTTAGATCAAAGACTAAAAAAACAGAATTTTTTAAAATTACGATATCTCAATTATTACCCAAAAGGAGGCTGTAATTCAGCTCCCCATACGTTCCTACTGCATTTGGATCGGCATCACCGTTTGGTTCTTCAGTTATAATAAATTGTATATATGTATATGGGTTAACCATATTCTCAGAAAACTTCAAATTGCTTACTTCTATTACACCCAAACTCAATTTATAGTTTGAACCATCGGCCTGAACTAACCAACCTTCAAATACCTTATCTTGTTTTGGAGTAACGATTAGGTTTGCAGAAACATCCAATGTGTTATTATTAGAATCAATGGTAAGGGTACCTAATTTATCAGTACCAAATCCAGGACCCGGTTCATTAGCTTTATTGATATCCATAGTCACGGGTTCGGCCACGCCCGATTGTATAAACCGAGTCATTGAAAATATAGTTGCAATCACAATTCCAAATAACGACAGACTTATTTTAGACATTGAAAAGATCAACTGTTCAAACTATAAACAGGCCACATGAAGGAAGGACTCAAATATATTAATCTAGAATTTAAGAAAAAATTCCCACATGAAGTAACAGTCTTGGCGCTCAACCGAGGTTACCATGTAAAATATCAACAATCAAGACAGAAAAAATGATTTTAAATATGTAGTGTAAAATACTTAAATATCTTTTACTTCTTCCTTTAGCTTTTTTTCTCTGTATTCGGTACCAAGGTCAACATTTGGATCTTTTATTTTGTTTCCCATCGCTTTAGCGCCAGCTTTTATCGTATCTCCTGTTTCGTCAAGGCCTTCTTCCACATGATCTGCTGTATCCCTTATATCTTGTTCAACGTCATCCTTTCTGTTAATAGGTTCTTCTGACATTACAACATCCTATATAACAAAGTTTTTATTTATCAATAGAAAAAAGGACTGGCGAGAGTTGTTTTTGCTTGTATGAAATAACAGACCATTTATTCCGATAAACTAATCTTTATTTTTACAGAGTACTCGGTAATATCAATTTCGGCATCTATACCCAAAGTTTGGTCGAGTAATGATTTAAAAAATCCTGATAGAAACTTTGAACCCTTTCCTTCCAATCTATGTCTAATTACAATTACTTTGTACTCACTGGTATTCAATTCATCGTATGTTCCAATATATCCATAAGTACATACTATTTTTTCAATATACTCCAAAACACCATCAAACGTGATATCTTTTTTCCAGAATAGAATAGTATCATTAGGAATGTCCTTGCCCATTTCAAGGCCAAAGTTATATACATCATCGTCATTTAATCGGCACAGTAAAGATTTGAATACTTCACGATTTACAACAAGCATGTCTAATTTTGACTGAAATCTCGTAAATTCAGTATACTGTTTAAGGACCGAGTTTATCATAGCATTTACAGATATACCCATTCGCTCTGCCTCTGAATTTAGAATTTCAGAAAGGGATTTATCAATACGAAAGGATCTGACAGTAGACGATTGGCCACCCACGACATTACTTTGTATTCATATCTTAAAACTGTAACTGCTTGTAACCGTTTGTAATCGAATTACGATAAATGCAATTCGGTATACATAGTCGCCTTATATCCTGCGACACAACATCCCTCAATGTATAATAAGTTAATAGTTAAAAATATAGAAAAATATTCACCAGTACACCAACATGCTGTTATTTATGACTACGAAAAAGGTGAAAAGCTTTGCAAGTCATGTGGTGTCATCGTACAAGATAAGATATATGATGCCGAGTTGGATACTGATTTTCATAAATATAAAAGCGATACTAACACCGTATTGCCTCATTCCATTATTCTTAATGATAAAGGAATGTCAACAGCAATTGCAGATTATGATACAAGTACATCTAAAAGATTTTCAAATAGGAAAGAACATAATAAGATAGAGTTTCTGAATAAAATAGTTAGCTGCTCAAACAAGAAGAGAAATTTGAAAATAGTTATAGATCTTTTGAATCGTATAAAAGATAAATTATCCTTGACATCGTTCTGTATAGAAGAAGCACTGTCCTATTACAAGAAGGCATTAGAAAAGGGACTAATTAAAGGAAGATCAATAAAGGAAATGATTGTTTCATGCGTATATCTAGTTTGCAAGAAAACCAACATTCCAAGAACATTGCCAGAAATCTCCCAAATAGTGCAAGCTGATGAAATCTTTGCCGCCAGGTGCTATCGTCTTTTAATGAGAGAGTTAAAAATTACCCATGTACAATTCAAACCAACTATTTTTATAAGAAAGATAGCAGACGAGGCAGAAATTAGCGAGAGGACAGCAAGAGAGTCAATAGATTTGCTTTTGGCCATACAAAATGAGAATGTTTTCTCTGGTAAGAACTCGCTCTCAATCGCAGCAGCCATCCTTTACATAACATGTAGAAAACATAAACAAAAAATATCACAGGCAAAAATCGCTTCGGCAGCTAATATTAACATAATGACTCTAAGAAAAAGACTTTCAGAAGTCAAAAATGTAGTAGTAAATGCATCATTTCTTAATTAATGCTTTTTTTTATAACTTGTAACTTTATTTAAAATTACAACAAATAATATTATATTAGAATCTGATCTTTTGAAGGTAATTTTTTTTGTCTTGCCGACTGATAAATTTTATTCAAACATCCTATAACCATTGATATCGTTTATGACCTATTTTAATACAAATAATAACAAGAATGATTCGTTTAAATAATTTTCATGATATTCATAACAGTAATTGACATTAAAGGAGGACGCAATAAATTTACATCGATTACTTAGAGGGAAAATAGAGATCTCAAGCAGGATATCTTCAGATAATATTTTTGAAAATTCAAAAGAAGAGGGCAAAGGAACATTAAGCTCGATCTATACTCCAGGAGTCGCCTATGTTTCAATTGAAATCCAAAAGAATAAAGAATTGGCATATGAATACACCTCAAAATGGAATAATATAGCAATAGTGTGTGATGGGACGAGAGTCCTAGGACTAGGCGATATCGGCCCAGAAGGAGCATTACCCGTAATGGAAGGAAAAGCAGTCTTATTTAAAACCCTTGGTAATGTAAATGCATTTCCCCTTTGCATATCTATCAAAGATAAGGAGGAAATTATCAAATTTGTCAAAGCTATTGAACCTTCATTTGGTGCCATAAATATAGAGGATATCGAATCTCCCAAGGTTTTAGAAATAGTAGAAAGACTTCAAAAGGAAATGTCAATTCCAATTTTTCATGATGATAGGCATGGTACAGCTGTCATCACGTTTGCTGCTTTAATAAATGCATTACGAATAGTACGAAAGAACTCAAAGAATGTTAAAGTGGTGATTGCTGGTGCAGGATCTGCAGGGTATGGCATCTTTAAGATTTTGTCTAGGGCAGGCTTCGAAGAGGTAATAGTAATAGATAAGGAAGGAGCCATTTACGACGGAAGAGATAACAGAGAAAATAATGAAAAATTAAGCAATCTCGAATTAAACAAACGAAGCGATTCAAAGCACGATAGTAGTGTTATCTTGAATTCCTTTAAGAGAGAAATAGCCTTAAACTCCAACCCAAACAAAATAAAAGGTAATCTAGAAACAGTAATCAAAGAATCAGATATCTTTATTGGAACATCAGGGATCGGAAATCTCATGAATTCACAAATGGTAGCATCGATGAAAAAAGATCCAATTATTTTTGCATTGAGCAATCCTACACCAGAAATTTTACCCGATGATGCAAAGAATGCAGGTGCTAGAATTATTGCCACAGGTAGATCGGATTTTCCAAATCAAATTAATAACGCGGTAGTTTTCCCATCAATATTTAGAGCACTACTAGATTTAAGAGTAAAAAATTTAGATGAAGATATATTGATTTCTATTTCAAAGTCTATAGCAGACCTAGTTGACATTAA
This Candidatus Nitrosocosmicus oleophilus DNA region includes the following protein-coding sequences:
- a CDS encoding response regulator, translating into MIIEDEQDLLNLYKDFLINKGYHISVTNTTASNVLSDYEEFKPDLVILDYKLPDGKNGLEAANEIFGEYPFASILIISAYDSVKQSFNSEKKFVAKNIKLLIKPFKLSKLNELAIDLVNKQSNRQIRN
- a CDS encoding anti-sigma factor; amino-acid sequence: MSKISLSLFGIVIATIFSMTRFIQSGVAEPVTMDINKANEPGPGFGTDKLGTLTIDSNNNTLDVSANLIVTPKQDKVFEGWLVQADGSNYKLSLGVIEVSNLKFSENMVNPYTYIQFIITEEPNGDADPNAVGTYGELNYSLLLGNN
- a CDS encoding transcription initiation factor IIB, translating into MYNKLIVKNIEKYSPVHQHAVIYDYEKGEKLCKSCGVIVQDKIYDAELDTDFHKYKSDTNTVLPHSIILNDKGMSTAIADYDTSTSKRFSNRKEHNKIEFLNKIVSCSNKKRNLKIVIDLLNRIKDKLSLTSFCIEEALSYYKKALEKGLIKGRSIKEMIVSCVYLVCKKTNIPRTLPEISQIVQADEIFAARCYRLLMRELKITHVQFKPTIFIRKIADEAEISERTARESIDLLLAIQNENVFSGKNSLSIAAAILYITCRKHKQKISQAKIASAANINIMTLRKRLSEVKNVVVNASFLN
- a CDS encoding NAD(P)-dependent malic enzyme, whose product is MTLKEDAINLHRLLRGKIEISSRISSDNIFENSKEEGKGTLSSIYTPGVAYVSIEIQKNKELAYEYTSKWNNIAIVCDGTRVLGLGDIGPEGALPVMEGKAVLFKTLGNVNAFPLCISIKDKEEIIKFVKAIEPSFGAINIEDIESPKVLEIVERLQKEMSIPIFHDDRHGTAVITFAALINALRIVRKNSKNVKVVIAGAGSAGYGIFKILSRAGFEEVIVIDKEGAIYDGRDNRENNEKLSNLELNKRSDSKHDSSVILNSFKREIALNSNPNKIKGNLETVIKESDIFIGTSGIGNLMNSQMVASMKKDPIIFALSNPTPEILPDDAKNAGARIIATGRSDFPNQINNAVVFPSIFRALLDLRVKNLDEDILISISKSIADLVDIKHLNEEFIIPKINDPRILPVVTNSLKEYIMNQNPS